In Marinobacter salinisoli, the DNA window TGAGGATGGTTACTACTGGATCACCGGCCGGGTGGATGACGTGCTGAACGTGTCCGGCCACCGCTTGGGCACCGCCGAGGTGGAGAGCGCGCTGGTGGCTCATAGTCAGGTGGCTGAGGCTGCCGTGGTCGGATACCCGCACGAGATCAAAGGGCAGGGTATTTATGTCTACGTGACCCTGGTTCAGGGGCAGGACCCGTCTGATGAGCTCAAGAAGGAGTTGGTTCAGTGGGTGCGCAAGGAGATCGGCCCGATTGCTTCTCCGGATGTAATACAGTGGGCGCCCGGGCTACCTAAGACCCGCTCTGGTAAGATAATGCGTCGGATTTTGCGTAAGATTGCTGCGAATGAGCATGAACAGCTGGGTGACACCTCCACTCTGGCCGATCCAGGGGTGGTGGACGAGCTGATCAGTAACCGTGAGTTTAAGTAGGGCCTGGCAAGGGCCTTGAACCAGAGAGGAAGGAATTGAATGGCACAGACAATCATCGTCGCTGATGACCATCCGCTGTTTCGAGCTGCATTGAAGCAGGCGGTCAGTCAGGCAGTGCCGGATGCCGAAACCGTTGAAGTCGATAGCATCAAGGCCCTGCAGGCGGCGGTGGAGTCGCACCCGGATGCGGATCTGGTGTTGCTGGATCTCAATATGCCGGGTGCCCACGGGTTTTCCGGACTGGTCTTTATGCGGGGCCAGTATCCCGGATTGCCCGTGGTGGTCGTTTCGGGTTCCGAAGAGCTCCAGGTAATGCGTCGTTCCATTGATTACGGTGCGTCCGGTTTTATTCCAAAGTCTGCACCCCTGCCCACCATCACTGAAGCAATTCAGGCGGTATTGGAGGGCGATGTCTGGTTGCCGGACGGCGTCGCGGACAAAATCGAACGCATGGACTCTGAAACTACCGACTTCTCGGAGCGGCTTGCGTCCCTGACGCCTCAGCAGTTCCGGGTTCTGGGCATGCTTGCCGAAGGATTGCTGAACAAGCAGATTGCCTACGATCTGGATGTATCCGAAGCAACCATCAAAGCTCATATCACTGCGGTCTTTCGCAAACTCGGAGTCAGAAATCGCACTCAGGCGGTCATTGCGATCCAGCAGATGGAGATTGATCCCACGGATCAGTCCTTGTCCGGGGGGTAGTTACAACGCTGGTTAGCGTCTGTGAAGAAACGGGAGCCTTGTGCTCCCGTTTTTTTTGCGTTCGTGGCCGGTGGGCATCGCGTTCTCATTGTGTGTTTCTGGCCGCTTACTATCGCTTCTGTCACTGGCTAAAGATTACGGCTGTGCGCAATCGGTGTCCTTAGGGGCCGTTACCTATAGGTTTCGGTTGTTATTTGTTCGTCGGTGATGTAAGTTTCAGCGTACACATGTACTCTAAAATTCGTGCGAGACGCTGAAGAAGCAAATAGGTGAAAGATGAATGCAGCTGTGAAGCCCGAACCGCTGGAAAAGGTCGTGTTTGGACAGGCCGATGAGCGTGAGCTCAGGGATCAAATGAAAAAGGATTTGCCTGCGGATACCTTCAAGGCCAAGCCTTGGCGGGTGATCTGGTTCTTGCCTCTGCAACTGGTTATCTGGGGCGGTATCGCCACCATCCTGATGGCCGGTTTGCCCTGGTACGCGAACCTGGGGCTGGCATTACTGGTGGGGCACACCTTGGGTTGTCAGGCGTTGCTTGCTCACGAGGTGATGCACGGGGCGCTGGGTATGAGTAAGGGCTGGCAGAACTTTTTCGGCTGGCTGGGTTTCGGGCCTCTGATCGTGCCGCCCGAGTTCTGGCGCAAGTGGCATAATGTGGTGCACCACGGGAACACCAATTCCGGTGACACCGACCCGGACAGCTTCGGTACACTTCGCCGCTACAAGGTGGACCCGAAACAGAAAAAGTTCACCAAGCTGGCTCCCGGGTCAGGCACCTGGTACAGCTACCTTTTTCTGTTTTACTCCTTCACTTTCCATGCGCAGCTGGTGCTCTGGTTCCAGGCCAAACGTCGCAAACAGTTCAAGGGCTTTAACCGGACGAAGGCAATCGTGCAGTCTTTCGCGTGTGTTGCCGTCTGGGGTGTTTTGGCAGTGTTGTCCGGGCCGCTGGCGGTGTTCACCGTGCTGATTCCGTTCATGGTGGCCAATGCGCTGGGGCAGGGCTACATCCTGACCAATCACTTCCTGCGCCCGCAAACGCCGACCAATAATCCTCTGGATAACTCCATGAGCTTGCGGGTGGGGCCGGTGCTGGATCGTCTGCACTTCCGGTTCAGCCACCATATCGAGCACCATTTCTTCCCGAAGATGTCGTCCAATATGGCGCCGCGGGTACGGGAATGGCTGGAACAACATCACGGCGAGCGCTACATGGCCATGCCCCACAGCACGGCGCTCAAGCTGCTTTACACCACACCCCGGGTTTACAAGTCCCCGACCGAACTGGTGGATCCGAATCGTCCGGAGCGGGTGTTTGATTTGTTGCCGCTGCAGAAACAGTTCGCCGCCAGTACGCGTTAAGCCTGGGGAACGGACGAGTCTGACATCCTCGGCAGGGAATGCCCCTAATCGGGGAGGCTTCGGCCTCCCCGTGTTGCTTTCCGGTTCAATCCGCCTGGCTTCCCG includes these proteins:
- a CDS encoding LuxR C-terminal-related transcriptional regulator, translated to MAQTIIVADDHPLFRAALKQAVSQAVPDAETVEVDSIKALQAAVESHPDADLVLLDLNMPGAHGFSGLVFMRGQYPGLPVVVVSGSEELQVMRRSIDYGASGFIPKSAPLPTITEAIQAVLEGDVWLPDGVADKIERMDSETTDFSERLASLTPQQFRVLGMLAEGLLNKQIAYDLDVSEATIKAHITAVFRKLGVRNRTQAVIAIQQMEIDPTDQSLSGG
- a CDS encoding fatty acid desaturase family protein; this encodes MNAAVKPEPLEKVVFGQADERELRDQMKKDLPADTFKAKPWRVIWFLPLQLVIWGGIATILMAGLPWYANLGLALLVGHTLGCQALLAHEVMHGALGMSKGWQNFFGWLGFGPLIVPPEFWRKWHNVVHHGNTNSGDTDPDSFGTLRRYKVDPKQKKFTKLAPGSGTWYSYLFLFYSFTFHAQLVLWFQAKRRKQFKGFNRTKAIVQSFACVAVWGVLAVLSGPLAVFTVLIPFMVANALGQGYILTNHFLRPQTPTNNPLDNSMSLRVGPVLDRLHFRFSHHIEHHFFPKMSSNMAPRVREWLEQHHGERYMAMPHSTALKLLYTTPRVYKSPTELVDPNRPERVFDLLPLQKQFAASTR